In the Bactrocera tryoni isolate S06 unplaced genomic scaffold, CSIRO_BtryS06_freeze2 scaffold_11, whole genome shotgun sequence genome, one interval contains:
- the LOC120779685 gene encoding uncharacterized protein LOC120779685, with translation MCCANGKVRLPPLETPPEPLSSLIFGTSENSKHFLRHIQQYNSAFQMTSFGATNIIRDNFMPTFKIQGQIYHQAGSLLPYPDADYQFLQIYFIGDENRELDQRCAISLNTRREIICELQRFFHQHNALVQLFKIALDRMPSDHHKIVIRADRTPFGEH, from the exons ATGTGTTGTGCTAATGGCAAAGTGAGATTGCCACCATTAGAAACACCACCCGAACCATtgtcttcattaatttttgggaCTTCTGAAaattcgaagcactttttgagACATATTCAACAATATAATTCGGCatttcaaatgacttcttttGGTGCTACTAACATTATtagagataattttatgccgacGTTTAAG ATTCAGGGCCAAATTTATCATCAAGCTGGTTCGTTATTGCCATACCCCGACGCTGATtatcaatttttgcaaatttattttattggtgaTGAAAATCGTGAATTGGATCAACGTTGTGCAATTTCTTTGAATACAAGACGAGAAATTATTTGTGAGCTACAAAGGTTTTTCCATCAGCATAACGCATTAGTTCAATTGTTCAAAATTGCTCTCGATCGTATGCCCTCTGATCATCACAAAATCGTAATAAGGGCTGATAGAACACCTTTTGGAGAGCATTAA